One window of Quercus robur chromosome 5, dhQueRobu3.1, whole genome shotgun sequence genomic DNA carries:
- the LOC126729044 gene encoding uncharacterized protein LOC126729044, whose protein sequence is MENFNYKIFTLISLHFLFFTFFSFNQAANSSKLLDLPPPLKGIACAVIDCVQGTCKDSSSFLGFECECYPGWKAIQIGSLTFPACVIPNCSVNFQCGIGSPIPSPPAAPVSLLANDACAFVWCGDGTCVTNGTGYKCQCNDGSTNLMDKPTLACFKECHLGGDCRNLQLGSIQSSPPTPSPSGSSRNGIGEVPNCSRSYYALTAIMLAAIFPTWV, encoded by the exons ATGGAAAactttaattacaaaattttcactcTCATTTCTTTGCATTTCCTTTTCTTCACTTTCTTCAGCTTCAACCAGGCAGCCAATTCCTCAAAGTTGCTCGACTTACCCCCACCATTAAAAG GTATTGCATGTGCAGTAATAGATTGTGTGCAAGGAACATGCAAGGACTCTAGTTCATTTCTTGGTTTTGAGTGTGAGTGTTACCCTGGTTGGAAGGCAATACAGATTGGTTCTTTGACCTTCCCTGCTTGTGTTATTCCTAACt GCTCAGTGAATTTCCAATGTGGGATAGGATCTCCAATACCATCCCCACCAGCAGCTCCAGTTTCACTCCTTGCAAATGATG CTTGTGCCTTTGTTTGGTGCGGGGATGGAACATGTGTGACCAATGGAACAGGATACAAATGCCAGTGCAATGACGGTTCAACGAATTTGATGGACAAGCCAACCTTAGCTTGTTTTAAGGAAT GTCACTTAGGAGGAGATTGCAGGAATCTTCAGTTAGGCTCGATTCAATCGTCACCACCAACACCGAGTCCATCTGGTTCTTCAAGAAATG GAATTGGCGAAGTACCAAATTGCTCAAGGAGTTACTACGCACTAACCGCAATAATGTTAGCAGCAATCTTTCCAACTTGGGTGTAA